In Ananas comosus cultivar F153 unplaced genomic scaffold, ASM154086v1, whole genome shotgun sequence, a single genomic region encodes these proteins:
- the LOC109706314 gene encoding 12-oxophytodienoate reductase 1-like, which produces METHCGYCAQKGGCLLLPDLACWKDYQPNGQAPISSTDKQIAPQTHPDGTVEPYSPPRRLTTDEIPQIVNDFRLAARNAIEAGFDGVEIHGAHGYLIEQFMKDSANDRTDEYGGSLENRCRFALEIVEAVVKEIGADRVGIRLSPFADYMDCWDSNPEALGFYMVKSLNKYNILYCHMVEPRMSIVEGRRQIPHRLLPMRKAFNGTFIAAGGYDREEGNKVIAEGYADLVAYGRLFLANPDLPKRFELNAPLNQYDRTTFYTSDPVVGYTDYPFLESSV; this is translated from the exons ATTACCAACCTAATGGGCAAGCACCAATTTCAAGCACGGACAAGCAAATTGCACCTCAAACTCACCCTGATGGCACTGTGGAGCCCTACTCTCCCCCTCGACGGTTAACAACCGACGAGATCCCCCAAATCGTCAACGATTTCAGACTCGCCGCTAGGAATGCCATCGAAGCAG GCTTTGATGGGGTCGAAATCCACGGTGCGCATGGCTACCTAATCGAGCAATTCATGAAGGACAGTGCCAATGACCGAACGGACGAGTACGGGGGGAGCCTCGAGAACCGGTGCCGCTTTGCGCTAGAGATCGTCGAGGCGGTCGTCAAGGAGATCGGAGCTGACAGAGTCGGAATAAGGCTCTCACCTTTCGCCGACTACATGGATTGCTGGGACTCAAATCCTGAAGCTCTCGGGTTCTACATGGTCAAATCACTAAACAAGTACAACATTCTCTACTGCCATATGGTCGAGCCCCGAATGTCTATCGTCGAAGGGCGGCGCCAAATCCCTCATAGGCTTCTTCCTATGAGGAAAGCTTTCAATGGAACTTTCATTGCCGCGGGAGGATATGATAGGGAGGAAGGGAACAAAGTGATCGCCGAAGGTTATGCTGATCTTGTGGCTTATGGCCGGTTGTTCTTGGCTAATCCCGATTTGCCGAAGCGATTCGAGCTTAATGCGCCATTGAATCAGTATGATAGAACGACATTTTACACTTCTGATCCTGTTGTTGGGTACACAGATTACCCATTTCTCGAGTCTTCTGTTTGA
- the LOC109706319 gene encoding putative 12-oxophytodienoate reductase 11 — MAPISLLTPYKMGKFDLSHRIVLAPLTRTRSYGNVPQPHAILYYSQRTTKGVLLIAEATGVSDTAQGYPNTPGIWTKEQVEAWKPIVNAVHKKGGVFFCQIGHVGRVSAYHYQPNGQAPISSTDKQIAPQTHPDGTVEAYSPPRRLTTDEIXKKKKKKGERERNRE, encoded by the exons ATGGCACCAATTTCTCTTCTCACTCCATACAAGATGGGCAAATTTGATCTCTCCCACAG AATTGTTCTGGCTCCATTAACAAGAACAAGATCTTATGGAAATGTTCCCCAGCCACATGCCATTCTGTATTATTCTCAAAGGACAACAAAGGGGGTGCTTCTGATTGCTGAGGCCACAGGTGTCTCAGACACAGCCCAGGGTTACCCAAACACTCCAGGCATATGGACTAAGGAGCAGGTGGAGGCATGGAAACCCATTGTGAATGCTGTGCACAAAAAAGGGGGTGTCTTCTTTTGCCAGATTGGGCATGTTGGAAGGGTTTCTGCCTATC ATTACCAACCTAATGGGCAAGCACCAATTTCAAGCACGGACAAGCAAATTGCACCTCAAACTCACCCTGATGGCACTGTGGAGGCCTACTCTCCCCCTCGACGGTTAACAACCGACGAGATCNaaaaaaaaaaaaaaaaaaaaggtgagagagaaagaaacagAGAATAA